The following coding sequences lie in one Anomaloglossus baeobatrachus isolate aAnoBae1 chromosome 7, aAnoBae1.hap1, whole genome shotgun sequence genomic window:
- the GPRC5B gene encoding G-protein coupled receptor family C group 5 member B isoform X2, with product MKTHPTVVLLLFFVIGYGSSENSTTSRGCGLDIFPRYVYLCDLDAIWGIVVEAVAGAGVLTTLLLMLILLVRLPFITEKEKKSPLGIHFLFLLGTLGLFGLAFAFIIQEDEAICSTRRFLWGVLFSLCFSCLLAQAWRIRKLVRHGKSPSGWHLVGMVICLMLVQVIIATEWIILTVVRDKKLACSYEPMDFVMVLIYVMVLMVVTLGLSLFTLCGKFQKWKKNGICLIITTFFSVLIWVAWMTMYLYGNNELKKKDQWNDPTLAIALISSGWVFLIFHAIIEVHCTILPAPQENTTNYFDTSQPRMRETPFEEDIQLPRSYMENKAFSMDEHNAAMRSGGFRNGSLGSRPSAPFRSNVYQPTEMAVVLNGGTIPTAPPSYTGRHLW from the exons ATGAAAACCCACCCAACTGTTGTTCTGCTCCTCTTTTTCGTGATTGGCTATGGTTCTTCAGAAAATTCCACCACGTCCAGAGGCTGTGGACTGGACATTTTTCCACGCTATGTCTACCTTTGTGACCTGGATGCCATTTGGGGAATAGTTGTGGAAGCCGTGGCTGGAGCAGGTGTCCTTACAACCTTACTACTTATGTTGATCTTATTAGTAAGGCTTCCTTTCATcacagagaaagaaaagaaaagccCGTTGGGAATACATTTTCTTTTTCTGCTTGGAACTCTTGGATTGTTTGGCTTAGCTTTTGCGTTCATCATACAAGAAGACGAAGCGATCTGCTCCACCAGAAGGTTCTTGTGGGGTGTCCTGTTTTCCCTTTGTTTCTCATGTCTTCTTGCTCAAGCTTGGAGGATCCGTAAGCTCGTCCGACATGGCAAGAGCCCATCCGGCTGGCATCTTGTTGGAATGGTTATATGTCTGATGTTGGTACAAGTTATTATCGCTACTGAATGGATTATCTTAACAGTCGTTAGAGACAAGAAATTGGCCTGCAGTTACGAGCCAATGGATTTCGTCATGGTGTTAATTTACGTCATGGTTCTTATGGTGGTTACCCTGGGTCTCTCGCTTTTTACACTGTGTGGAAAATTtcagaaatggaaaaaaaatggaatatGCCTTATTATTACAACTTTTTTTTCTGTCTTAATATGGGTAGCTTGGATGACTATGTATCTTTATGGTAACAATGAACTGAAGAAAAAAGACCAGTGGAATGATCCTACTTTGGCCATCGCCCTGATATCGAGTGGATGGGTGTTTCTGATCTTCCATGCCATCATAGAAGTCCATTGTACCATTTTACCCGCACCACAAGAAAATACAACTAATTATTTTGATACCTCCCAGCCTCGCATGAGAGAAACGCCTTTTGAGGAAGATATTCAGCTGCCCCGGAGCTACATGGAGAATAAAGCTTTCTCTATGGATGAACATAATGCAG CCATGCGGTCTGGGGGATTTCGCAATGGAAGTTTAGGAAGCAGACCCAGCGCGCCCTTCAGAAGTAACGTGTACCAGCCTACTGAGATGGCGGTTGTCCTGAATGGTGGAACA
- the GPRC5B gene encoding G-protein coupled receptor family C group 5 member B isoform X1, which yields MKTHPTVVLLLFFVIGYGSSENSTTSRGCGLDIFPRYVYLCDLDAIWGIVVEAVAGAGVLTTLLLMLILLVRLPFITEKEKKSPLGIHFLFLLGTLGLFGLAFAFIIQEDEAICSTRRFLWGVLFSLCFSCLLAQAWRIRKLVRHGKSPSGWHLVGMVICLMLVQVIIATEWIILTVVRDKKLACSYEPMDFVMVLIYVMVLMVVTLGLSLFTLCGKFQKWKKNGICLIITTFFSVLIWVAWMTMYLYGNNELKKKDQWNDPTLAIALISSGWVFLIFHAIIEVHCTILPAPQENTTNYFDTSQPRMRETPFEEDIQLPRSYMENKAFSMDEHNAAMRSGGFRNGSLGSRPSAPFRSNVYQPTEMAVVLNGGTDILQFILNQKDGAKSQV from the exons ATGAAAACCCACCCAACTGTTGTTCTGCTCCTCTTTTTCGTGATTGGCTATGGTTCTTCAGAAAATTCCACCACGTCCAGAGGCTGTGGACTGGACATTTTTCCACGCTATGTCTACCTTTGTGACCTGGATGCCATTTGGGGAATAGTTGTGGAAGCCGTGGCTGGAGCAGGTGTCCTTACAACCTTACTACTTATGTTGATCTTATTAGTAAGGCTTCCTTTCATcacagagaaagaaaagaaaagccCGTTGGGAATACATTTTCTTTTTCTGCTTGGAACTCTTGGATTGTTTGGCTTAGCTTTTGCGTTCATCATACAAGAAGACGAAGCGATCTGCTCCACCAGAAGGTTCTTGTGGGGTGTCCTGTTTTCCCTTTGTTTCTCATGTCTTCTTGCTCAAGCTTGGAGGATCCGTAAGCTCGTCCGACATGGCAAGAGCCCATCCGGCTGGCATCTTGTTGGAATGGTTATATGTCTGATGTTGGTACAAGTTATTATCGCTACTGAATGGATTATCTTAACAGTCGTTAGAGACAAGAAATTGGCCTGCAGTTACGAGCCAATGGATTTCGTCATGGTGTTAATTTACGTCATGGTTCTTATGGTGGTTACCCTGGGTCTCTCGCTTTTTACACTGTGTGGAAAATTtcagaaatggaaaaaaaatggaatatGCCTTATTATTACAACTTTTTTTTCTGTCTTAATATGGGTAGCTTGGATGACTATGTATCTTTATGGTAACAATGAACTGAAGAAAAAAGACCAGTGGAATGATCCTACTTTGGCCATCGCCCTGATATCGAGTGGATGGGTGTTTCTGATCTTCCATGCCATCATAGAAGTCCATTGTACCATTTTACCCGCACCACAAGAAAATACAACTAATTATTTTGATACCTCCCAGCCTCGCATGAGAGAAACGCCTTTTGAGGAAGATATTCAGCTGCCCCGGAGCTACATGGAGAATAAAGCTTTCTCTATGGATGAACATAATGCAG CCATGCGGTCTGGGGGATTTCGCAATGGAAGTTTAGGAAGCAGACCCAGCGCGCCCTTCAGAAGTAACGTGTACCAGCCTACTGAGATGGCGGTTGTCCTGAATGGTGGAACA